GCAAAGTACGGGGGAGCAGGAAGGCAGTGGCTCACTGTGGCTGTCGCCGTGCCAGGTGGAGCTGGAGCAGGTTCTGGGCCTGGGTGTGGCCCCCTCACGCATCATCTACGCCAACCCCTGCAAGTCCATCTCCAGCCTCCAGTATGCTGCCTGCCACGGGGTGCAGCTCCTGACCTTCGACAGTGAGGAGGAGCTGGCCAAGGTGGCCCAGCACCACCCCGGGGCCAGGTGAGACCGGCAGGGTCGCCACAGGCAGGAGGGGATAGGTGGAGCAAGGGACAGCAAGCCTGGGGCTCTGGCAACTGACCTGGCCTCACCAACGAGATGAAGGCCGTTAGGGGCAGTGGCCAGGAGAGGCCCAAGTGGCGAAGTACCGGAATTTGGGTTAGGTGGCCAATGCCTTCCCTGCTGCCCATTGGTGTCAAGTAAACATGGCCTGTGTCTGCACAGACACTGAGCGGAGCCTGGCGTTAGGAGGTCTGGGGTCAGGCAACCTCATTGGAGAGGCCGGGGGCAGGGAGACCGGGGCTCACGTTTCTGACCTGTCTGTCACTTCGGCATGTCCTTGGGGAAGCTGTCTAACATTTCCGATCCCCTAACAGCAGATCCGCCGAAGGGATGCTCATAATTACATCATTTTCCTGCTCCTTCTTGTGTGGGCTGAAGTCTCTAAGTAGTGGTGTGTTTCCTCCTTGGGGTCGGCGGCTGGAGTGTCCAGAGGAACTagacaggggtgggtgggagggtggagggcgTTTGGTTGGGGGACAGCAAAGCACCCAGGCTTCGGGGCTCATGTCTAAGAATGCCCCTCTCCCAGGCTGGTCCTCCGGCTCTGGACTGAGGACAGCAGCAGCATCTTCCCTCTGAGCACCAAGTTTGGGGCCAGGCTGGACATGTGTGAACATTTGCTCAAGGTGGCCCGAGACCTGGGGTTGGCTGTGGTCGGAGCCAGGTAAGAGCACTGGCCTTCTCCGCCTGGGAGGCGGGTCTTGGTCTGCACTGCACCTCCTGTCCACGCCTTTGACTCACTCTGGGCCCTCGGCCAGCGAGGCCTCTCTGACCAGGCCTCCTGTTGCTTCTGTTGCTTCCTCCTGTGTCCTCAGCAAAGGAGGGGGCCGTCACCTGCTATGAGGGTGGGGCGGGTGAGCCCTGCTGGCTGTGGGTGCAAAATTTAATGGGATGCAAAAGAACTTCACACTCAAGGTGAATAACATTTTAATACagtattttgaaaagattaatgcAGAAAAAGCCCATGATGAGAGAATGTCATGATTTTTAATTAAGGCAGGGATCCCCAGCCTTAAGGCTTTGGGAGGGGGCAGCTAAGAGTGGTGACCACCGCACAGGCACAAGAGCCCCAACTCAAGAACTGTCGTGTGGGGGTGTCGCTGGGGCCCCACGTGCGTAGCCACGGTTGCAGTTTCCTTGGGTGTCCACGAGCTCCAGGGCAGTCACTGGTGTCGCAGCCTCCCTACCCGTGCAGGCTCCTCACTGTCCCCGTGTGGGTGTTCCTGAATGCGCGTCCCTCCCTCCTGACCTTGCGTCTCCTTGTGTGTTTCCCACCGCTCACTCGACATGTGTTCAGCTTCCACGTGGGCTCAAGCTGCCAGAACGCCCTTGTCTTCGAAAAGGCCATTGCCGACTGCCGGCGCATCTTCGAGATGGGCCGTGGGGTCGGGCACGAAATGAACCTCTTGGATATTGGAGGGGGGTTCCCAGGAGCAGAGGGCTTGGAGCCTGTGTTTGAGGaggtaagaggggaggaggagagggagtcTAGGGACAGAGTGGGGTTTGTGTACAGGGAGCTCTTGTAACCGAGTCGTGTGCCTGCAGGTAGCTGGGGCTGGTTTTGCTGAGCGGTCTCTCACTCTGTACAGGGCCTGTGCGCACATAtgggcatggggggggggggcgggcgtggTGGCTCTGTGCCTTTCCCTAGACCTGCTGGTTACTGTCTTCGCTAGAGCCGCCCTCAGAGAGACGTTCACTCACTGTGGCCCCCACGCCCAGGGCACAGTCCCTCTTGCCGACCATGTGTTGATGTGGACGGCTCCAAGTTCAAACTCCCAGGGCACTGCAGCCCACGCACTTGCCGTGTGCCCTCGGGCAGCATCCCTCTGGGCTGCCCTTTCCACCTGTTTCCCTCcagtaaaatgggggtgatggtACCTTCCCACAGGAGTGCCAGGAGATGAGGCGGGTAAAGAACCTGCATAGGAACCGGCCTCACACAGTCTGGGTCTGTCTCTGTAGATGGCGGGAGTGATCCGTGCCGCCCTGGCCCGGGACTTCCCCGAGGGGACCGGCGTTGAGGTCATCGCGGAGCCCGGCCGCTTCTACGCAGCGTCTGTGTGCACGGCAGCAGTCAACATCGTCGGCAAGAAGGCCGTGCTGGAGgccggtgggcggggccgggccagGGCGGGGAGGGCCCTGTCCAGGgttcccaggccccagggtggAGCGTGGGCAGAGGGTCCGGATCCCACCCCTGGGCTCCTCACTGGCGGAGAAACAAGCTTCGAATTCGCTACAGACAAGAACTGGTcattgctagtattttgttgttcTCAGACCAGAAGGGGGACAATGAGGGACAAAGACTTCACAACTGGAGTGTGAAGGGGGAGTCTCGGGCACAGCTCACAGGGGCACAGATGCCACTGCGCAGGCGTGAGCCCGGATTTCCCCAGGCTCGCATTTCTAACAGCAGTAACCTTTCTTTAAAGATGttttgtatgtatgcatgtatgtatatggaagggtgaaaggaagagagagagagaaacatcaatgtgtggttgcccctcatgcgccccctactgggtacctggcccacaacccaggcatgtgcctgggaatggaaccggcagcgaccctttgcttcacaatccggtgctcagtccactgagccacgccagccagggcaggagcaaACTTTTATAACCAAAAATGTAGTGGGCAGATACTAACCGTACAACAGATGTATGAAGGCGTTATTGTCTGTGTCATGGCCTGGAGGTTAAGGGGGACACTTGTAGGTAACAGGAAACATTTTGACCATCGAGGTGAGCCATGGCAGGAGAGTATGTTGGTTGTGTGCTGTCGTGCTGTTGTGCTGTGGGGGCTGCGGGTCTCACCAAGGGAGCCAGCCAGAAACTCCAGGCCGTGGTGAGATGGAAAACACGGAGAGACCCGCCCTCTGGGTTAGCGCTCTTTACTCTTTGCAGCTTTGTGATGACAGACATGTAAGGACTTCCGAATCCTTTCAATCTGCTTCCTTGTCCTTTTGACAAGTGCCCGTCCCATACCTTTCTAATCCTAAAGGCACGTGGGCTCACGAATGTCCTTTCCTCACAAAGCGTCCCACTGGAGAGTATTGTGATGTGGGCCATAGGATTTCAGTCATCACTTAACAAAAGTCTAATTCATAGGTGTTTGGGccttatcatttttattttcataataacaaGAGCTGCCTATGATGAAGGATCTATTGGGTGAGAAATTACTATCTAACGCCCTTTCCGCTCAGCAATCTTGGAGGGGTCTGTGCCGTGCCCATTTCAGGGGCGGAGATTCTGACGCTGGGGGGGAGGCAGTGACTTGTTCGAGGCAGCAGCGCCGGCTGGTGGCGCCACTGAGCGCAGGTCGGTTTGACTGCAGGGCTGGTGCCCTCATGTCGGCTGACGTGCCAGGCGGAGCTGAGCGCCCAGCCTCGGCCGGTGTGACTAACACCCACGgccagctggctgagggacaACGGGGGCTGGGGGCGCAAGAAGCAGGACCAGTGACAGCTGTTGAGAGAGCCGAGGACGGGGGTGACCAGCACCAGGGAGAGGATGGTGCGGGGAGACCCAAGAAGAGAAGATGAATATTCAGAACGATCTGGGCATCtaaatggaaactcctttgtaggtatctctctccttttctcctgctgcttttaagattctctccttctctttcatcttgggtaatgtaattatgatgtgccttggtgtgtgcttccttgggtctaactttttggggactctctgagctccctggacttcctagaagtctgtttccttggtcagattggggaagttttccttcattattttttcaaataagttttcaatttcttgctcttcctcttccccttctggcacctctatgatttggatgttgaaacatctaaagttgtcctggaggttcctaagcctctcctcatttttctgaattcttgtttcttcattcttttctggttgaatgtttatttcttccttttgttccaaatcattggtttgagccctggttcccttcccttcgctgttgcttccctgtatacttttttttatttcactttgcaatgccttcacttttccctctattctgcgaccatactcaaccatttctgtgagcatcctgattactagtgttttgaactctgcatctgataggttggccatttcttcatcacttagttctgtttttggagctttgatctgttctttcatttgtgccatatatTTTGGTCTTGGCGCACTTGTTCTGTAGtaaggtgtggagccttaggtattcaccagggtggggcaaaccatGTGGCTACATTGTGGGTCTATAAGTGGGGGATGGGCCCAAGAGGGAACGgtgctgtttgctcagctcttggcagacattcattcacttcccctgctacccacaagcaaactgggcccttctagtgctgtttctcgggtgggtgggtttgtgtacgttctatgtacctggtgggtctctccaatgaactctcctgtgaggctgggagtttctcctgctgccataacctccactggtttttgcagtcagaggttttgaggctttatttccccacactggaaccctgggttgcataagctgtctcactccccagttgttcctcccagttaaTCCGCATGTGATTGTGGGACCACCCCGAtcaccagccgctgccttgccgcatgtcctctctgccctggctgcccgtctctgcccctcccactggtctggatgaatatttcttctttaactctttgttgccggatttccatacagttcggttttctggcagttctggttatttcttgttttttcaatttgttgttgtccttccgctggttgtgcaaggaagcaaagtgtatctacttatgcctccgtcttggctggaagAAATCAATGTTCTAAGGACAGACTAAGAGTGGTTGTTTAGAAATTGCCTTGGTGGTAGTCTGTGTCCGAAGAACCTGGGGTCGCAGGCAAGCCTCGGCTCAGTGTGCGTCAGGAGTGTGACGGAGCTTGGGAGGAGCCGCCACGCATTCACCGCGGCAGCATCAACAGAGGCAGAGCATTTAGAAGGAAGGAGGTGACACCCATGCTCTATGCTGCTTGTTAGAGTTGGGCACTGTGTTCAGTGCAACTGGATTCACTTTGCTCAGGTCACATGAGACAGGCAGACACAGAAACTACTGCCTTAAAAGAAGATTTCCCTGGGAACAGGAGTTATGGCATGCTACACAGGCCTCATGGGGAAGCACCAGGGTGGGTCAGGAGGCAGGACAAGGGGCTGGGTGGGCGAGAGGCCGCACTGTGGGTTTAAGGAAAGGAATGAGTGAGGCAGGGAAAACCACGTAGGCAGGTTTGGGGTTGGCTGGTTTGAGCAATCATGGTGGGTTCTGGGCCGTAAGGACCGCCGTGGGTGCCTGGTCCCTGGCCCTGGGATAACTAGGGGAGGGTGAGTGTGGTTGACCCCATGAGAGTGCTGTAAAGGGGGTGGTTGGCAGGAACGGACTCTGGATTAGCTGGTTTGCATGTGGAGGGACACCTGCAGGCGTGTCTCTTACTGGGAGGAGCAGAGTGTCCAGGGTCAGCGAGGCCCCAGATGCCAGAGCATCaggatgaagaaaacaaacaatatgGGTAACCAGGCAGCCCTTTGAGGAAAAAAACGGATAAATTAGCACATCTCTAAGGGGCACCCATAATGGAAATATACCACAAAAAGGCATTTTGCTCCTGATTTTGCCCTACACAGAACCCAGTCGAAAGTGAGGACAGAGGACCTGGGACTAGACCAGGGACCAATTCCCGCCTGCTGAATTCTCCTGTGTGACTTCTGGcaagactcagtttccccactgaTACAGTGGTGTTCATTGTCCTTACTCAGAGTGTGGTTTGGAGGATTAAATAATTTAACACGCGCAGCCAGGCCGGAACAATGCCCAGCTGTAGTTCGTGGCACATTAGCTCTATCAGTAGTGGTAGCTGCCGCAGCGGCAGCAcccctgtggggtggggtggggtgggaggcagcgAGGCACTGAgagcccagggaccaggcccCAGCCTTGCACAGGATCAGGAAAGggtcccagatcagggcacacaGGTTACCTGGTGCCAGGAAGGGTGTCTGGGCTGCTCCCAAGGGTGCTGGGCTCAGTGTTGATGGTCAGTGTTGAGACCCCACTGAGCActcctcagccctgccctctccccgctCCCAGGAGGCCGCCGGAAACTGTTGTATTATCTCAACGATGGCCACTACGGCATCTTCCGAGCCTGCATCAGGGAGCCGGTCCCCAGGACACCAATAGTGGTGAAGGTAAGGGGGCCCTTGTGTGGCTCTGGCACCCCTCAGACCCTGAGAGCACCGAGTTCAGCCCGCTTCCCCATGAGGCAGGGATCCCTCTGTGAGGCAGAGAGGCGCAGGGTCTTCATTTACAAATTGCTCTGCAGATGGTCACACCACGTGCTTGTACAAGGTTGTGCATGGGTGTGCCTGTTTGCATTTGCATGTATATCTCTTTTGTGTGTGAGCACGCTGATTTGCACCTGTGcaggtgggtgtggggacaggTACATGGTTCTATGCAGGTGTGCGTGCCAACTGTTTGCCTCTGGGCTCCCGTGTGATCTCTCCGTACCCACTCTGTGCgtgggtgtttagcagcatcctgggATGTAGGAGATGCAGAAGACCTGGGAAACAGAGATTCTCCAACAGTGCTTCCCAGTAGATTCATCTGGGAAGTCTTCAAAGACCCTGAGCCTAGGCCATGCCCCGGACCGTCAACACCTCACATTCTCATGGGTTGGGACGTGACATC
This Phyllostomus discolor isolate MPI-MPIP mPhyDis1 chromosome 5, mPhyDis1.pri.v3, whole genome shotgun sequence DNA region includes the following protein-coding sequences:
- the LOC114496890 gene encoding antizyme inhibitor 2-like; the encoded protein is MSALPVDPQESAGPAGSTWPTEIIQLGPGESAREVVCKKIRELSDSHHRDPFMVADLGVLAGRHQTFCQALPRVLPFYAMKCNSSPWVLRVLAALGTGFDCASQVELEQVLGLGVAPSRIIYANPCKSISSLQYAACHGVQLLTFDSEEELAKVAQHHPGARLVLRLWTEDSSSIFPLSTKFGARLDMCEHLLKVARDLGLAVVGASFHVGSSCQNALVFEKAIADCRRIFEMGRGVGHEMNLLDIGGGFPGAEGLEPVFEEMAGVIRAALARDFPEGTGVEVIAEPGRFYAASVCTAAVNIVGKKAVLEAGGRRKLLYYLNDGHYGIFRACIREPVPRTPIVVKELGSKPPLFPCILYGPTCDAFDKLSKQEVQLPELDVGDWLIFPSMGAYTWVMSSTFNGFLPASICYAMGPEFRSLLETAP